TCGGTGAGGATGGCGGTCGCCACCAGGATGGAGGCCGAGACGATCACCGGCGCCAGCACGTTGGGCAGGATGTGCAGGACGATGATCCGGGCATCGGACGCCCCAAGGATGATCGACGCCTGGGCCAGTTCGCTGTTGCGCAGGCGCAGCACCTCCGCCCGCACCAGCCGCGCCAGCCCCGACCAGGAGGTGATGCCGATCGCCGTGGTGATGGTGGCGATGGAGGGTTGCAGGATGGCGACCAGGGCGAGGGTGAACAGGAAGGGCGGGATGGTCTGGAACAGCTCCGTCACCCGCATCAGCGCCCGGTCGACCCGGCCGCCGTAATAGCCGGCCAGCGCGCCGATGCCGATGCCGATCACCAGCGAGACCAGCGCCGCCACCCCGCCGATCAGCAGCGAGACGCGGGCGCCGTGGAAGATGCCGGACGCCAGATCGCGGCCCATCATGTCGGTGCCGAGCGCGAACTCCGCCGCGTCGCCGGGGCGCAGCAGCGGCATCCCCGCCATGTCGAGCGGATCGCCGGGAAAGGCGATGTCGGCGAAGCCGGCCATGGCGAGGATGCCGGCCAGCAGGATCAGGCCGATCAGCGCCGACGGACGGCGCAGCAGCCGGCCGATGGTCCGGTCGCGGATGTCGGTCCGCGCCGGCGGCAGGGGGACGGTGTCGGGAAGCGCCATCGGTCAGCCGAGTTCGATGCGGGGGTCGAGCAGCGTATAGACGAGATCGACCGCGATGTTGACGAGGACCACCACCACCGACGAGCAGAACAGGATGCCGAGCAGCAGGTTGAGGTCGCGCTGGAACAGCGCCGCGAAGGCCAGCCGGCCCAGCCCCGGCCAGGAGAACACCGTCTCGACCAGCACCGCCCCGCCGAGGATGGAGCCGAGCTGGACGCCGAGCGTGGTGACGATGGGCAGCAGGGCGTTGCGCAGCACATGGCGCCAGGCGATGCGATGGGGCCGCACCCCCTTGGCCCGCGCGGTGCGGACGAAATCCTGGCCATAGACCTCCAGCATCGCCGCCCGCATCAGCCGGGCGTAGATGGCGAGGTAGAACAGCCCGAGCGTCACCGCCGGCAGCACCAGATGGGCCGCCACGTCGCCGACCAGGGCGAGGCCGCTCAGGTTGGCTTCGACGCTGGTCATGCCGCCGACCGGCAGCCAGTCGAGAATGACGGAGAAGACGACGATCAGCATGATGCCGACCCAGAAGACCGGTGTCGCGTAGAACAGCAGCGCCACGATGGAGATCACCGTGTCGGTCAGCTTCCCCGCCCGCCGGGCGGCGAGGAATCCCAGCGAGCAGCCGGCGACCAGCGCGAAGCCGATGGCGGTCCCCATCAGCAGCAGCGTCGCCGGCAGCCGTTGCAGGATCAGCTCCGACACCGGCAGCGACTGGCGGAAGGAATAGCCGAGGTCGAAGGTCAGCAGGTTGCCGAGATAGCGCAGGAACTGGATGTACAGCGGCTGGTCCAGCCCGAACTGGCGGCGCAGCGCCTCCATGTACTCCGGCGTCGCCGCCCCGGATTCGCCGGCCAGCACCTGGGCCGCGTCGCCGGGCGCCAGATGCAGCAGGAAGAAGTTGATCAGCGCGATGCCCAGCAGGACGAAGACCAGCTGGGCGGCGCTGCGCCTGAGATAGGTCAGCACGGCCGAGTCAGTTCGCCTTCGGGGTGCCGGTGAAGCGGGCGTTCTTCAGCGACGAATAGACCTGATCGCCCTGTTCGACGATGCCCTGGAGATTGGCCGAATAGACCGAGAAGAAGTTCAGCTCCAGCAGCGGCAGCGACGGCACGTCGCCCAGCACGATGTCCTGGAACTCGTTGAACTCGGCGACGCGCTTGGCCGGATCGCCCTCGACGCCGGCCTCCTGGATCAGCGCGTCGGCCCTGGCGTTGCGGTAGCCCGAGCCGTTGGTCCAGGGCGTGCCGGTGCCGAGCCAGCCCGACCAGAAGGCGCGGACGACGCCGATCTGCGGATCGGGGAAGGCGTTGTTGTAGGAGATGGCGAAATCGAAATCGCGGTCGACATAGACGCGCTTGATGAAGGCGGCGCTGTCCTGCGAGCGGATGGTCACCTCGATGCCGACGCGCTTCAGCGCCTGCTTCAGGAACTCGCCGGTGCGGCGGTAATCGTCGCCATAGGGCAGGAAATCATGGGTCAGGGTGAAGCGGACGCCGTTGGCGTCGCGCTTGAAGCCGGCCTCGTCCAGCAGCGCCTCCGCCTTCTTCACGTCGAAGGGGTATTGCGGCAGCTTGGTGTTGTGGAAGGTGACGAGCGACGACGGCACCGGGCTGATCGCCGGCTTGGCGTAGCCGAACCAGACGATCTTCGCCAGGGCGGCGCGGTCGATGGCGTGGGCGATGGCCCGGCGCACCCGCACATCCTTCAGATACGGGTTCTCGACGTTGAAATCGAGATAGAGCAGCGGCGACAGCCATTCATAGCCGCGGGTGTCCACCTTCAGGCTCGGCAGCTTGGACAGGCGCTCGGCGTCGCGGAACGGCACCGGGTTGTAGGGGGCATACTGGATCTCCCCCTTCTCGATGGCGGCGGCGCGGGCGGCGGCGTCGGGGATGATGCGGAACAGCAACCGGTCGAGATAGGGCTTGCCGGCCTCCCAGTAGTCGGGATTCCGCGTCAGTTCGACATATTCGCCGCGCTTCCACTCCTTGAAGACGAAGGGGCCGGTGCCGACCGGCTTGTTGTTGTACGGGTTGTTGAGGATGTCCGTGCCCTCGTACAGATGCTTGGGCAGGATCGGGGCGCCGACGCCGTTCAGCACCGACAGGATCGGCAGCGACGGCTTGGACAGGCGCAGGATGACGGTGGCGTCGTCCGGGGTGTCGACCTGGGTGACATTCTCGAACAGTGACTTGTTGCGCGGGTGGATGGTCTTCCAGATGTTCTCCAGCGACCATTTCACGTCGGCGGCCGAGAAGGGCTTGCCGTCATGCCATTTCACACCGCTGCGCAGGTGGAAGGTGATGGTCAATCCGTCGGGCGCCACCTCCCAGCGCTCGGCCAGCGCCGGCTTCGGCTTCAGGTCGAAATCATAGCTGACCAGACCGTCGAAGATGTTGCCGGCCACCACCTGGGTCGGCTGCGCCATGTTGGTGGAGGGCGTCAGCGTCACCGGTTCCGGCTGAAGAATGATGCTGAGCGTGCCGCCCCCGCGGGCGTCCTGCGCCAGCGCCGTCGAGACCGGAAGGGAGCCGACGCCGAGGGCGACCGCCGCCGTCATGGCGGCCGCCGCACCGATCACCATCCGGCGCCCGATACCAAATCCGCCCCGCCGATCCCGTCCACTCATGATGCTCTCCGGCACGAAGGTTATAAGGCGGACGATTAAGCCCAGCTGCCGACTGGAGGTCAACATGATTTCACACAAATTTTTTCGCGATTGGTAGACAAACAACACCGCTTATTAAAAATGCTCGCCGGAAAACACCAACCGGAAGCTGCGGAAGTGTGCAGCGACGACTTGGCCACGCATCACACCGACAACCTGGACTGGAATTTCACATAGCAGGCGCCAAACATGCCAGTGCGTGCAAAGGCGTCCGCATCAATAATAATAATCATTCTTAAGTCCGGGCGTCTCCAATAAATCATACCTTCGTCTTCAATAAATACTGAAAAATGCCCGATCTTATAAAATAACTATGGTTGACTGATTAATTGTTATCTAATTAATATCGATTTTATTAAATAACCACGAATGAGTTCAATTCAGGATCCGAAAATCCGGATCCTGATTCTCTGAAAAGATAGCTTTTCCTCGAAGCCTTC
This portion of the Azospirillum sp. B510 genome encodes:
- a CDS encoding ABC transporter permease, whose product is MALPDTVPLPPARTDIRDRTIGRLLRRPSALIGLILLAGILAMAGFADIAFPGDPLDMAGMPLLRPGDAAEFALGTDMMGRDLASGIFHGARVSLLIGGVAALVSLVIGIGIGALAGYYGGRVDRALMRVTELFQTIPPFLFTLALVAILQPSIATITTAIGITSWSGLARLVRAEVLRLRNSELAQASIILGASDARIIVLHILPNVLAPVIVSASILVATAILTESSLSFLGLGDPNVVSWGGMVGAGREVIRTDPHVAAIPGVAIVVAVLALNLLGDGLNDVLNGKGERR
- a CDS encoding ABC transporter substrate-binding protein yields the protein MSGRDRRGGFGIGRRMVIGAAAAMTAAVALGVGSLPVSTALAQDARGGGTLSIILQPEPVTLTPSTNMAQPTQVVAGNIFDGLVSYDFDLKPKPALAERWEVAPDGLTITFHLRSGVKWHDGKPFSAADVKWSLENIWKTIHPRNKSLFENVTQVDTPDDATVILRLSKPSLPILSVLNGVGAPILPKHLYEGTDILNNPYNNKPVGTGPFVFKEWKRGEYVELTRNPDYWEAGKPYLDRLLFRIIPDAAARAAAIEKGEIQYAPYNPVPFRDAERLSKLPSLKVDTRGYEWLSPLLYLDFNVENPYLKDVRVRRAIAHAIDRAALAKIVWFGYAKPAISPVPSSLVTFHNTKLPQYPFDVKKAEALLDEAGFKRDANGVRFTLTHDFLPYGDDYRRTGEFLKQALKRVGIEVTIRSQDSAAFIKRVYVDRDFDFAISYNNAFPDPQIGVVRAFWSGWLGTGTPWTNGSGYRNARADALIQEAGVEGDPAKRVAEFNEFQDIVLGDVPSLPLLELNFFSVYSANLQGIVEQGDQVYSSLKNARFTGTPKAN
- a CDS encoding ABC transporter permease gives rise to the protein MLTYLRRSAAQLVFVLLGIALINFFLLHLAPGDAAQVLAGESGAATPEYMEALRRQFGLDQPLYIQFLRYLGNLLTFDLGYSFRQSLPVSELILQRLPATLLLMGTAIGFALVAGCSLGFLAARRAGKLTDTVISIVALLFYATPVFWVGIMLIVVFSVILDWLPVGGMTSVEANLSGLALVGDVAAHLVLPAVTLGLFYLAIYARLMRAAMLEVYGQDFVRTARAKGVRPHRIAWRHVLRNALLPIVTTLGVQLGSILGGAVLVETVFSWPGLGRLAFAALFQRDLNLLLGILFCSSVVVVLVNIAVDLVYTLLDPRIELG